One genomic segment of Synechocystis sp. LKSZ1 includes these proteins:
- a CDS encoding stage II sporulation protein M, giving the protein MNLRRWLARRDPNWQELGHLLDLAEKKGLKALSGQDIQHLASLYRSTSADLARAKTVGLGPTLIQSLQQLTSRAYSQIYQGSRHQEWQAVAEFYRWRLPLVMQQTFPYTLVATVIFLLGGLIAYVYSQRDPSFMALVVPQDLITLVRDENKLWMGSILGSEPLASSNIMINNLLVSFRVVAGGITAGLFTVYALFYNGLLIGAIGALVGQHQLAFPFWAFVFPHGALELPAIFLAGGAGLLIAQALLWPGRYSRLAALKQNSYQAAQLVFGVVPLLFIAGVIEGFISPSLWMPSPLKYVLGVSLFLLLLTYGRRSESGVSPGN; this is encoded by the coding sequence ATGAATCTTCGTCGTTGGTTAGCCCGCCGTGACCCAAACTGGCAAGAATTGGGGCATCTGTTAGATCTCGCAGAAAAAAAAGGTCTTAAGGCCCTTTCGGGCCAAGATATTCAACACCTGGCTAGCCTCTATCGTTCCACCTCCGCTGACCTGGCCCGGGCCAAAACGGTGGGGCTAGGGCCGACCCTGATTCAATCCCTACAACAACTCACTAGCCGGGCCTATAGCCAAATTTATCAAGGTTCCCGCCACCAGGAATGGCAGGCCGTTGCTGAATTTTACCGCTGGCGCTTGCCCCTGGTGATGCAACAAACCTTTCCCTATACACTGGTGGCCACCGTGATTTTTCTGCTGGGGGGCCTGATCGCCTATGTCTATAGCCAACGGGATCCGAGTTTTATGGCCCTGGTGGTGCCTCAAGACCTAATTACCCTGGTGCGAGACGAAAACAAGCTCTGGATGGGGTCAATTTTGGGATCGGAACCCCTGGCCTCTAGCAATATTATGATCAATAACTTGCTGGTGTCCTTTCGGGTGGTGGCGGGGGGAATCACGGCGGGCCTCTTCACCGTCTATGCCCTCTTTTACAATGGCCTGCTGATCGGGGCCATCGGCGCTTTAGTGGGCCAGCACCAACTGGCTTTTCCCTTTTGGGCCTTTGTTTTTCCCCACGGGGCTCTGGAATTACCGGCCATTTTTCTAGCAGGAGGAGCCGGTTTGTTGATTGCCCAGGCCCTGCTCTGGCCTGGCCGCTATAGTCGCCTAGCAGCCCTCAAACAAAACAGCTATCAAGCGGCCCAACTGGTCTTTGGGGTGGTACCGCTCCTCTTCATTGCCGGCGTGATTGAAGGCTTTATTTCTCCCAGTCTCTGGATGCCAAGTCCTTTGAAATATGTCCTGGGAGTTAGCCTATTCCTCCTGCTGTTGACCTACGGCCGTCGTTCTGAGTCAGGGGTTAGCCCCGGCAACTAA